From a single Phragmites australis chromosome 7, lpPhrAust1.1, whole genome shotgun sequence genomic region:
- the LOC133925349 gene encoding farnesylcysteine lyase, producing MLPLLLLLLPVPPLPHASAAGHICIVGAGISGASTAFFLTNYTTSLAPGSLTVFERRPKVGGRLGTVAIAGDHFEAGGSIIHPRNLHARRFADLLGLAVKTGGDDDWLGIWDGHRFVFHTLRPPPPGSSWWRRKLHGFLNSLLLLKRYGLSLLKMDRFVQEMLQRFTLFYNGFESRPVFGTVEEMLKWTGLYGLTHRTLEEELIDAGLNSHTISELVTVITRINYGQSVRISGLAGAVSLAGSESGLWAVKGGNWQLAAGLLKISNATLHLQEGIDSITDAGDYYVLKSNIGNEYNCTVTVVATPLDEVNITFSPPISIPPRKMQHTHATFVRGLLNPRYFGVSSVSDIPELIGTMELPGIPFSSISVLKKYSEDDMTYKVFSRAKLDDGLLDQIFSARKETIRINWAAYPHYKAPEVFAPIVLDGKQLYYVNTFESAASAIETGAVAAENVARLIIARQRGAESAAPHIKSFAEEEEEEEEGSWRRHVDL from the exons ATgctgcccctcctcctcctcctcctcccagtgCCCCCCCTCCCCCACGCCTCCGCTGCCGGCCACATCTGCATCGTGGGCGCTGGCATCTCCggcgcctccaccgccttcttccTCACCAACTACACCACCTCCCTCGCCCCAGGGTCTTTGACCGTCTTTGAGCGCCGTCCCAAGGTCGGCGGCCGCCTCGGCACCGTCGCCATCGCCGGCGACCACTTCGAGGCCGGAGGCTCCATCATCCACCCCCGCAACCTACACGCGCGCCGCTTCGCCGACCTCCTAGGCCTCGCCGTCAAAACTGGAGGCGACGACGACTGGCTAGGGATCTGGGATGGCCACCGATTCGTCTTCCACACGCTCCGCCCGCCACCGCCCGGCAGCTCCTGGTGGCGCCGCAAGCTGCACGGATTCCTCAactcgctgctgctgctcaagCGATATGGCCTCTCCCTGCTCAAGATGGACAGATTTGTCCAG GAAATGCTGCAAAGATTTACGCTTTTCTACAATGGATTCGAATCTCGCCCTGTGTTTGGCACAGTTGAAGAGATGCTGAAATGGACGGGCCTCTATGGGCTCACACACaggaccctcgaggaggagctgATCGATGCCGGCCTCAACTCGCATACTATATCGGAACTCGTCACT GTGATAACAAGGATCAACTATGGCCAAAGCGTGCGTATAAGTGGCCTCGCAGGTGCTGTGTCTTTAGCTGGCTCTGAGTCAGGATTATGGGCTGTCAAAGGAGGCAACTGGCAGCTAGCTGCCGGATTGCTAAAGATCTCTAACGCCACCTTGCATCTCCAAGAAGGCATAGACTCAATCACTGATGCCGGGGATTATTATGTTCTGAAATCGAACATAGGGAATGAATACAACTGTACAGTGACAGTGGTGGCAACACCTCTTGACGAGGTGAACATTACATTTAGCCCTCCAATCTCCATTCCACCGAGGAAGATGCAGCATACACATGCAACCTTTGTCAGGGGCCTCTTGAACCCT CGGTATTTCGGTGTAAGCTCAGTGTCAGATATTCCAGAGCTGATAGGTACCATGGAGCTCCCTGGTATCCCTTTCTCAAGTATCTCAGTTCTGAAGAAGTACAGCGAAGATGACATGACCTATAAGGTGTTCTCGCGTGCGAAGCTGGATGATGGCTTGCTGGATCAGATCTTCAG CGCAAGGAAAGAGACGATTCGGATAAACTGGGCTGCTTACCCACACTACAAAGCCCCAGAAGTTTTTGCTCCGATAGTGTTGGATGGGAAGCAGCTGTACTACGTGAACACCTTTGAGAGCGCAGCAAGCGCCATTGAGACAGGCGCTGTGGCAGCGGAGAACGTGGCTCGGCTCATCATTGCGAGGCAAAGAGGAGCCGAGTCTGCTGCTCCTCATATCAAATCATtcgctgaggaggaggaggaggaagaggaaggatcCTGGCGTCGGCATGTAGACCTGTGA